Proteins found in one Paraburkholderia caballeronis genomic segment:
- a CDS encoding dodecin, with product MNDHVYKQIELTGSSTQSSDDAIRCAIGRASKTLRNLHWFQVIDTRGQIENDKIVHWQVTIKVGLRIDE from the coding sequence ATGAACGACCACGTGTACAAGCAGATCGAACTGACCGGCTCGTCGACCCAGTCGAGCGACGACGCGATCCGCTGCGCGATCGGGCGCGCATCGAAGACGCTGCGCAACCTGCACTGGTTCCAGGTCATCGACACCCGGGGCCAGATCGAGAACGACAAGATCGTCCACTGGCAGGTCACGATCAAGGTCGGGCTGCGGATCGACGAGTAA
- a CDS encoding ABC-F family ATPase gives MLSTANITMQFGPKPLFENISVKFGEGNRYGLIGANGCGKSTFMKILGGDLEPSSGNVILEPNVRLGKLRQDQFAYEDVRVLDVVMMGHTEMWAAMTERDAIYANPDATDDDYMHAAELEAKFAEYDGYTAESRAGELLLGIGIAIEFHNGPMSGVAPGWKLRVLLAQALFSKPDVLLLDEPTNNLDINSIRWLEDVLNEYNSTMIIISHDRHFLNQVCTHMADMDYGTLKVYPGNYDDYMLASTQARERQQAANAKAKERVADLQDFVRRFSANKSKARQATSRLKMIDKIKIEEFKPSSRQNPFIRFEYEKKLHNIAVVADSITKKYDREIFRNFGISVQPGERIAIIGENGAGKTTLLRALYGQLALDGGSIKWAENANIGYMPQDTYEEFPDDVTLMDWIDQYRKEGDDEQSVRGTLGRLLFNADDIRKSVKVLSGGEKGRMIWGKLMLGRHNVLLMDEPTNHMDMESIESLQIALEKYDGTLIFVSHDREFVNGLANRVIEVKTDGTINDYSGNYEDFLASQGVQ, from the coding sequence GTGCTGTCTACCGCCAACATCACCATGCAATTCGGGCCGAAGCCCCTGTTCGAGAACATCTCGGTCAAATTCGGCGAAGGCAACCGCTATGGCCTGATCGGCGCGAACGGTTGCGGCAAGTCCACGTTCATGAAGATCCTCGGCGGCGACCTCGAACCGTCGTCCGGCAACGTGATCCTCGAACCGAACGTGCGTCTCGGCAAGCTGCGTCAGGACCAGTTCGCGTACGAGGACGTGCGCGTGCTCGACGTCGTGATGATGGGCCACACCGAGATGTGGGCCGCGATGACCGAGCGCGACGCGATCTACGCGAACCCGGACGCGACCGACGACGACTACATGCACGCCGCCGAACTCGAAGCGAAGTTCGCCGAGTACGACGGCTACACGGCCGAATCGCGCGCGGGCGAACTGCTGCTCGGCATCGGCATCGCGATCGAGTTTCACAACGGCCCGATGAGCGGCGTCGCGCCGGGCTGGAAGCTGCGCGTGCTGCTCGCGCAGGCGCTGTTCTCGAAGCCGGACGTGCTGCTGCTCGACGAACCGACCAACAACCTCGACATCAACTCGATCCGCTGGCTGGAAGATGTTCTGAACGAGTACAACTCGACGATGATCATCATTTCCCACGATCGACACTTCCTGAACCAGGTCTGCACGCACATGGCGGACATGGACTACGGCACGCTGAAGGTCTATCCGGGCAACTACGACGACTACATGCTCGCGTCCACCCAGGCGCGCGAGCGTCAGCAAGCCGCGAACGCGAAGGCGAAGGAACGCGTCGCCGACCTGCAGGACTTCGTGCGCCGCTTCTCCGCGAACAAGTCGAAGGCGCGCCAGGCGACCAGCCGCCTGAAGATGATCGACAAGATCAAGATCGAGGAATTCAAGCCGTCGTCGCGGCAGAATCCGTTCATCCGCTTCGAGTACGAGAAGAAGCTGCACAACATCGCCGTGGTCGCGGACTCGATCACGAAGAAGTACGACCGCGAGATCTTCCGCAACTTCGGGATCAGCGTGCAGCCGGGCGAGCGCATCGCGATCATCGGCGAAAACGGCGCGGGCAAGACGACGCTGCTGCGCGCGCTGTATGGCCAGCTCGCGCTCGACGGCGGCTCGATCAAGTGGGCGGAGAACGCGAACATCGGCTACATGCCGCAGGACACGTACGAAGAGTTTCCGGACGACGTGACGCTGATGGACTGGATCGACCAGTACCGCAAGGAAGGCGACGACGAGCAGTCGGTGCGCGGCACGCTGGGCCGTCTGCTGTTCAACGCGGACGACATCCGCAAGTCGGTGAAGGTGCTGTCGGGCGGCGAGAAGGGCCGCATGATCTGGGGCAAGCTGATGCTCGGCCGCCACAACGTGCTGCTGATGGACGAGCCGACGAACCACATGGACATGGAGTCGATCGAGTCGCTGCAGATCGCGCTGGAGAAGTACGACGGCACGCTGATCTTCGTGTCGCACGACCGCGAGTTCGTGAACGGGCTGGCGAACCGCGTCATCGAAGTCAAAACCGACGGCACGATCAACGATTACAGCGGGAATTACGAGGACTTCCTGGCGAGCCAGGGGGTGCAGTAA
- a CDS encoding NAD(P)-dependent oxidoreductase: MGAPRCPDASRGSCKVEKVQLGFCGPGLMGAPMIRHLLRAGFPVQVWNRTAAKAHALVADGAQVAATPREIARRADVALLCVADAAAVEAVVFGVDGLLGAPSSPDHAPLRVKRIVDHSSIPPDVTRELAARAAAHGVGWVDAPVSGGVAGAQAGTLAVMAGGAAADVDAVTPLLGAYAARVTHMGGAGAGQTTKLCNQAIVTATVAAIAEAVSLARRSGIDATKLPDALACGWADSALLRTFVPRMTQDDLLPIGALKTFQKDVDTVAAAAQQTGTPMPVSGAVQQVLRLGAAMGLADADLSAFIDVLRTPRRG, encoded by the coding sequence ATGGGCGCTCCGCGTTGTCCCGACGCGTCGCGAGGAAGCTGCAAGGTGGAAAAAGTACAACTGGGGTTTTGCGGGCCGGGGCTGATGGGCGCGCCGATGATCCGTCATCTGCTGCGCGCCGGGTTCCCGGTGCAGGTGTGGAACCGCACCGCCGCGAAAGCGCATGCGCTGGTCGCGGACGGCGCGCAGGTCGCCGCGACGCCGCGTGAGATCGCGCGGCGCGCGGATGTCGCGCTGCTGTGCGTCGCGGACGCGGCGGCGGTCGAAGCGGTCGTGTTCGGCGTCGACGGGCTGCTCGGCGCGCCGTCGTCGCCGGATCACGCGCCGCTGCGCGTGAAGCGGATCGTCGATCATTCGAGCATTCCGCCGGACGTCACGCGCGAGTTGGCCGCGCGCGCGGCGGCGCATGGCGTCGGCTGGGTCGATGCGCCGGTGTCCGGCGGCGTCGCGGGCGCGCAGGCCGGCACGCTCGCGGTGATGGCGGGCGGCGCGGCCGCCGACGTCGACGCGGTGACGCCGCTGCTCGGCGCGTACGCGGCGCGCGTCACGCACATGGGCGGCGCGGGCGCCGGGCAGACGACGAAGCTGTGCAACCAGGCGATCGTCACCGCGACCGTCGCGGCGATCGCGGAGGCGGTGAGTCTCGCGCGGCGCAGCGGCATCGACGCGACGAAGCTGCCGGACGCGCTCGCCTGCGGCTGGGCCGATTCCGCGCTGCTGCGCACGTTCGTGCCGCGGATGACGCAGGACGACCTGCTGCCGATCGGCGCGCTGAAAACGTTTCAGAAGGACGTCGACACAGTCGCGGCGGCGGCGCAGCAGACCGGCACGCCGATGCCGGTGTCCGGCGCGGTCCAGCAGGTGCTGCGCCTCGGCGCGGCGATGGGGCTCGCGGACGCGGACCTGTCCGCGTTCATCGACGTGCTGCGCACGCCGCGTCGCGGCTGA